Proteins from a single region of Allocatelliglobosispora scoriae:
- a CDS encoding GOLPH3/VPS74 family protein, translating into MSDFTLTQELFLIGHDEFSGKAPINDDLLDTGLAGATLAELLIAGRIDIKDGLVAVRDSEPWGARLTDAVLAEIVRRGNGHPVRAWLEHLRGEIRGVVARDLTATGVIRREETKSSFGRKITIRYPAANTLLAASPRVRLGYVVNREPVPDTPTATLAGLVVAVGLDRFVVVGSGKTRERLAAAGDTARAPIPALLKGVQATVAAIALQVRR; encoded by the coding sequence ATGTCCGACTTCACGTTGACGCAAGAGCTGTTCCTCATCGGACACGATGAGTTCAGCGGCAAGGCCCCGATCAACGACGATCTACTCGACACCGGTCTCGCCGGTGCCACGCTGGCGGAGCTCCTCATCGCCGGTCGCATCGACATCAAGGACGGCCTCGTCGCCGTCCGCGACAGCGAGCCCTGGGGCGCCCGGCTCACCGACGCCGTGCTCGCCGAGATCGTCCGGCGCGGCAACGGCCACCCGGTCCGTGCCTGGCTGGAGCACCTGCGCGGCGAGATCCGCGGCGTGGTGGCCCGCGACCTCACCGCCACGGGCGTCATCCGCCGTGAGGAGACCAAGTCCTCCTTCGGCCGCAAGATCACCATTCGCTACCCGGCCGCCAATACGCTGCTGGCGGCTTCGCCTCGCGTACGCCTCGGCTATGTCGTCAACCGCGAGCCCGTGCCGGACACGCCGACCGCGACCCTCGCGGGCCTCGTCGTCGCCGTCGGGCTGGACCGCTTCGTGGTCGTCGGTTCCGGCAAGACCCGTGAGCGGCTCGCCGCCGCCGGCGACACCGCCCGGGCCCCGATTCCGGCTCTCCTCAAGGGTGTCCAGGCCACCGTCGCCGCGATCGCCCTCCAGGTCCGCCGCTAA
- a CDS encoding APC family permease yields the protein MSSQSPFGGLAPRRLGAMHIVFFTVAASAPLTVLGGGVTTTFAVSGSLGAPLSFVVLAIVLAIFAVGYSAMSRYVANAGAFYAYLAQGLGRAFGVSASFVALLAYNAIQIGLYGLFGYAVGGFINEKAGLTWHWSVYAFIAMGIIGLLGVLKVDLNATVLAVFLIAECIIIAIFDVLALGSPAAGSLSLDGLNPSQLFNGTIGAVMALGIAAFAGFESGAIFSEEAKDPKRTIARATYIAVAFTGIFYAFSSYALLQAVGPTGDTGIAATSAAAGPGALFGTLGALSNGFMADAAVVLFATSVFAAMLSFHNGVARYFFALGRERVLPGVLGRTGVRTGAPFVGSLLQTIIAAVVVTIAVVSGTDPLLELFTWLSGVSAVGLVALLTGTSIAVIGFFLRRQTEENLWQRIIAPALAAILLASVLFLIVTNFEYLGVSPESKLMWILPGFTLVAAVLGLIWGLALKQVRSDVYNGIGQSATDRLEVLPESTYATL from the coding sequence ATGTCCTCTCAGTCCCCCTTCGGCGGGCTGGCACCACGCCGACTAGGCGCGATGCACATCGTCTTCTTCACCGTGGCTGCGTCGGCGCCGCTCACTGTGCTCGGCGGTGGCGTCACGACCACCTTCGCCGTCTCCGGCAGTCTCGGTGCCCCACTGTCCTTCGTGGTCCTCGCGATCGTCCTGGCCATCTTCGCCGTCGGCTACTCGGCGATGAGCCGCTACGTCGCCAACGCGGGAGCCTTCTACGCGTACCTCGCGCAGGGACTCGGTCGCGCCTTCGGCGTCAGCGCCTCCTTCGTCGCGCTGCTCGCCTACAACGCCATTCAGATCGGTCTCTACGGTCTGTTCGGCTACGCCGTCGGTGGCTTCATCAACGAGAAGGCCGGGCTCACCTGGCACTGGTCGGTCTACGCCTTCATCGCGATGGGCATCATCGGCCTGCTCGGCGTACTCAAGGTCGACCTCAACGCCACCGTGCTCGCGGTCTTCCTGATCGCGGAGTGCATCATCATCGCGATCTTCGACGTGCTCGCCCTGGGCAGCCCGGCGGCCGGTTCCCTCAGCCTGGACGGGCTCAACCCGAGCCAGCTCTTCAACGGCACCATCGGCGCGGTCATGGCGCTCGGCATCGCCGCCTTCGCCGGCTTCGAGTCCGGCGCCATCTTCAGCGAGGAGGCGAAGGACCCGAAGCGCACCATCGCGCGGGCCACCTACATCGCCGTCGCCTTCACCGGCATCTTCTACGCCTTCAGCTCGTACGCGTTGCTGCAGGCCGTCGGTCCGACCGGCGACACGGGCATCGCGGCAACCAGCGCCGCGGCCGGCCCGGGCGCCCTCTTCGGCACCCTCGGCGCGCTCTCCAACGGCTTCATGGCCGACGCGGCCGTGGTCCTCTTCGCCACCAGCGTCTTCGCCGCCATGCTGAGCTTCCACAACGGTGTGGCGCGGTACTTCTTCGCGCTGGGCCGGGAGCGGGTGCTCCCGGGCGTGCTCGGCCGCACGGGCGTCCGGACGGGTGCCCCGTTCGTCGGCTCGCTGCTGCAGACCATCATCGCCGCCGTCGTCGTCACGATCGCCGTGGTCTCCGGGACCGACCCGCTGCTCGAACTCTTCACCTGGCTCTCCGGCGTCAGCGCCGTCGGCCTCGTCGCGCTGCTGACCGGCACGTCGATCGCGGTCATCGGCTTCTTCCTCCGCCGCCAGACGGAGGAGAACCTGTGGCAGCGCATCATCGCCCCGGCGCTCGCCGCGATCCTCCTCGCCTCGGTGCTCTTCCTCATCGTCACCAACTTCGAGTACCTGGGCGTCTCGCCGGAGTCGAAGCTGATGTGGATCCTGCCCGGCTTCACGCTCGTGGCGGCGGTGCTCGGCCTGATCTGGGGTCTGGCGCTCAAGCAGGTCCGCTCCGATGTCTACAACGGCATCGGCCAGTCGGCGACGGACCGCCTCGAGGTGCTCCCCGAGTCGACCTACGCCACGCTGTAA
- a CDS encoding carbohydrate ABC transporter permease — MSALVDPPTAAGRVKRRLSSRTATVVSIVIALVWTIPTFGLFLSSLRPEDQIKSNGWWNFFSDPQLTLHNYGEVLFSANDQSGRLASYFINSIVITIPAVLFPLFFCALAAYALSWTKFRGRDWIYIAIFALQVVPLQMALVPLLSFFSKGIAIGSTYWKPWDFQGPDKFIQVWFAHACFALPLGIFLLHNFMAELPNDLIEAARVDGAGHARIFRSIVLPLIVPALASLAIFQFLWVWNDLLVAMIFADGTEKTAPLTVKLADLAGTRGNEWQRLTAGAFVSIIVPLVVFLSLQRFFVRGLLAGSVKG; from the coding sequence ATGAGCGCACTGGTCGATCCCCCGACCGCGGCGGGCCGCGTCAAGCGGCGGCTGAGCAGCCGCACCGCCACCGTGGTCTCCATCGTGATCGCCCTGGTCTGGACCATCCCCACCTTCGGGCTCTTCCTGTCGTCGCTGCGCCCCGAGGACCAGATCAAGTCCAACGGCTGGTGGAACTTCTTCAGCGATCCCCAGCTCACCCTGCACAACTACGGCGAGGTGCTCTTCAGCGCCAACGACCAGAGCGGCCGGCTCGCGAGCTACTTCATCAACTCGATCGTCATCACGATCCCGGCGGTCCTCTTCCCGCTCTTCTTCTGCGCACTCGCGGCGTACGCGCTGTCGTGGACGAAGTTCCGGGGCCGGGACTGGATCTACATCGCGATCTTCGCGCTGCAGGTCGTCCCGCTGCAGATGGCGCTCGTGCCGCTGCTGAGCTTCTTCTCCAAGGGCATCGCGATCGGCTCGACCTACTGGAAGCCGTGGGACTTCCAGGGGCCGGACAAGTTCATCCAGGTCTGGTTCGCGCACGCCTGCTTCGCGCTGCCGCTCGGCATCTTCCTGCTGCACAACTTCATGGCGGAGCTGCCGAACGATCTGATCGAGGCGGCTCGCGTCGACGGTGCCGGGCACGCCCGGATCTTCCGCAGCATCGTGCTGCCGCTGATCGTGCCCGCGCTCGCCTCGCTCGCCATCTTCCAGTTCCTCTGGGTCTGGAACGACCTGCTGGTGGCGATGATCTTCGCCGACGGCACCGAGAAGACGGCACCGCTGACGGTGAAGCTGGCCGACCTCGCCGGCACCCGGGGCAACGAGTGGCAACGCCTCACCGCCGGCGCCTTCGTCTCCATCATCGTGCCGCTGGTCGTCTTCCTGTCCCTGCAGCGCTTCTTCGTCCGCGGCCTGCTCGCGGGCTCGGTCAAGGGCTGA
- a CDS encoding carbohydrate ABC transporter permease, whose protein sequence is MNFDWTAEGPKLLELLYGVLAFLAVVGVLLLVLDKLPLRKDRWVAAAFLFPAGALLMIGLIIPAIRTTILSFQGASTFEAKWVGLDNYKWIFTQREALITLRNTLLWVVLVPLIATSIGLIYAVLVDKARLESFAKALIFMPMAISFVGAGIIWKFVYAYRPPGEQQIGLLNQIVVWFGGEPRQWLLDSPWNTLFLIVVLIWIQAGFAMVVLSASIKAIPTEIVEAARLDGVTPWQMFWQVTIPSIRPALIVVLVTITVGTLKVFDIVRAMTSGNFDTSVLAYGMYDYAFVRYDSGKGAAFAVLLFVLVTPIIIYQIRNLRQQRTIR, encoded by the coding sequence GTGAACTTCGACTGGACCGCCGAGGGCCCGAAGCTCCTGGAGTTGCTCTACGGCGTGCTGGCCTTCCTGGCCGTGGTCGGAGTGCTGCTGCTGGTGCTCGACAAACTGCCGCTGCGCAAGGACCGCTGGGTCGCCGCCGCGTTTCTCTTCCCCGCCGGTGCGCTGCTGATGATCGGGCTGATCATCCCGGCCATCCGCACCACGATCCTGTCCTTCCAGGGAGCCAGCACCTTCGAGGCGAAGTGGGTCGGCCTCGACAACTACAAGTGGATCTTCACCCAGCGCGAAGCGCTCATCACACTGCGCAACACGCTGCTGTGGGTGGTCCTGGTCCCGCTGATCGCCACCTCGATCGGCCTCATCTACGCCGTGCTCGTGGACAAGGCCCGGCTGGAGTCCTTCGCCAAGGCGCTGATCTTCATGCCGATGGCGATCTCGTTCGTCGGCGCCGGCATCATCTGGAAGTTCGTCTACGCCTACCGCCCGCCGGGCGAGCAGCAGATCGGCCTGCTCAACCAGATCGTGGTCTGGTTCGGCGGCGAGCCGAGACAGTGGCTGCTGGACTCGCCGTGGAACACCCTGTTCCTGATCGTGGTGCTGATCTGGATCCAGGCGGGCTTCGCCATGGTGGTCCTCTCCGCCTCGATCAAGGCGATCCCCACCGAGATCGTCGAGGCGGCGCGGCTCGACGGCGTGACGCCCTGGCAGATGTTCTGGCAGGTCACCATCCCGAGCATCCGGCCGGCCCTGATCGTGGTGCTGGTGACGATCACCGTCGGCACGCTGAAGGTCTTCGACATCGTCCGGGCCATGACGAGCGGCAACTTCGACACCAGCGTGCTCGCCTACGGCATGTACGACTACGCCTTCGTGCGTTATGACAGCGGCAAGGGCGCCGCCTTCGCGGTCCTGCTCTTCGTCCTGGTGACGCCGATCATCATCTACCAGATTCGCAACCTGCGGCAGCAAAGGACGATTCGATGA
- a CDS encoding ABC transporter substrate-binding protein, with product MASTTRRLLLAFAAAGLLTVTACSSSSDTEAGKDNPNLDTAACSAYAAYKGQGLDGKTVSVSTSIRDTEADLLKQSWKAFTDCTGIKIDYAGTSDFEAQLPIKVQGGNAPDIAFIPQPGLLATFAKQGALKPASAATKAEAEKNYSPDWLKYSTVDGKLYGAPLGSNVKSFVWYSPSMFKEKGWAIPTTWDELITLSNTIAATGMKPWCAGIESGGATGWPATDWIEDIVLRDQGPEVYDQWVAHTIPFNDPKIVSATDRAGSILKNPAYVNGGLGDVKSIATTSFQEGGIPITQKKCALHRQASFYANQWPKGTKVAEDGDVFAFYFPAIDPAKGKPVLGGGEFVAAFADRNEVKAFQTYLASADHANSRAKLGNWVSANKGLDIANVSNPIDKKSVEILQDSASVFRFDGSDLMPAAVGAGSFWKGMTDWITGKSTKDTLDYIESSWPK from the coding sequence ATGGCATCCACCACGCGACGCTTGCTCCTAGCGTTCGCCGCCGCCGGTCTACTGACCGTCACGGCATGTAGCAGCAGCAGCGACACCGAGGCGGGGAAGGACAACCCCAACCTCGACACGGCCGCGTGCTCGGCCTATGCCGCCTACAAGGGGCAGGGGCTGGACGGCAAGACGGTCTCCGTCAGCACCTCCATCCGTGACACCGAGGCCGACCTGCTCAAGCAGTCGTGGAAGGCCTTCACGGACTGCACCGGCATCAAGATCGACTACGCGGGTACCTCTGACTTCGAGGCCCAGCTTCCTATTAAGGTCCAGGGTGGGAACGCTCCCGATATCGCGTTCATCCCCCAGCCAGGCCTTCTGGCCACCTTCGCCAAGCAGGGCGCGCTCAAGCCCGCCAGCGCGGCGACCAAGGCCGAGGCCGAGAAGAACTACTCCCCCGACTGGCTGAAGTACTCGACGGTCGACGGCAAGCTCTACGGCGCGCCGCTCGGCTCCAACGTGAAGTCGTTCGTGTGGTACTCGCCCTCGATGTTCAAGGAGAAGGGCTGGGCTATCCCGACCACCTGGGATGAGCTCATCACCCTGAGCAACACCATCGCCGCCACCGGCATGAAGCCGTGGTGCGCGGGCATCGAGTCCGGCGGCGCCACCGGCTGGCCGGCGACCGACTGGATCGAGGACATCGTCCTGCGCGACCAGGGCCCCGAGGTCTACGACCAGTGGGTGGCCCACACGATCCCCTTCAACGACCCGAAGATCGTCTCCGCGACGGACCGGGCGGGCTCCATCCTGAAGAACCCGGCCTACGTCAACGGCGGCCTCGGTGACGTCAAGTCGATCGCGACCACGTCGTTCCAGGAGGGTGGCATCCCGATCACCCAGAAGAAGTGCGCCCTGCACCGTCAGGCCTCCTTCTACGCCAACCAGTGGCCGAAGGGCACGAAGGTCGCCGAGGACGGCGATGTCTTCGCGTTCTACTTCCCGGCGATCGACCCGGCCAAGGGCAAGCCGGTCCTCGGCGGCGGCGAGTTCGTCGCGGCCTTCGCCGACCGCAACGAGGTCAAGGCGTTCCAGACCTACCTCGCCAGCGCCGACCACGCCAACAGCCGCGCCAAGCTGGGCAACTGGGTCTCCGCCAACAAGGGTCTCGACATCGCCAACGTCTCCAACCCGATCGACAAGAAGTCCGTGGAGATCCTGCAGGACTCCGCCTCGGTCTTCCGCTTCGACGGCTCGGACCTGATGCCGGCAGCCGTCGGCGCGGGCTCGTTCTGGAAGGGCATGACCGACTGGATCACGGGCAAGAGCACCAAGGACACGCTCGACTACATCGAGAGCTCCTGGCCCAAGTAA
- a CDS encoding trans-aconitate 2-methyltransferase: MWDPTIYQRYADERSRPFHDLLGRVRAPAPSSIVDLGCGPGNLTATIAERWPAATILGLDSSPEMIATARGLAGTVDFQVADVRQWMPAADLDLLVSNATLQWIPGHAALVRSWAAALHPGAWLAFAVPGNFDAPSHRALRDEATAPAWAARLGELTRDHLTVAEPADYAYDLIEAGCAYVDAWETTYLHLLPVAGPDHPVLTWMEGTALRPFRAALDEAEWAAFRAQLSTRLAEVYPARHGVVAFPFRRLFVVAER, from the coding sequence ATGTGGGACCCGACGATCTATCAGCGGTACGCCGACGAGCGTTCCCGGCCCTTCCATGACCTGCTCGGACGGGTACGAGCACCCGCGCCGTCCTCCATCGTCGACCTCGGTTGCGGTCCCGGCAACTTGACAGCAACAATCGCCGAACGTTGGCCCGCCGCGACGATCCTCGGCCTCGACTCGTCGCCCGAGATGATCGCCACGGCACGGGGCCTGGCCGGCACCGTCGACTTCCAGGTCGCCGACGTTCGGCAGTGGATGCCCGCTGCCGACCTTGACCTGCTCGTCTCCAACGCGACCCTGCAGTGGATCCCCGGGCACGCCGCCCTCGTGCGGTCCTGGGCGGCGGCCCTGCACCCGGGTGCCTGGCTCGCCTTCGCCGTGCCCGGCAACTTCGACGCGCCCTCGCACCGGGCACTGCGCGACGAGGCCACGGCGCCTGCGTGGGCCGCCCGGCTCGGCGAGCTCACCCGCGACCACCTCACGGTGGCCGAGCCCGCCGACTACGCCTACGACCTGATCGAGGCCGGCTGCGCCTACGTCGACGCGTGGGAGACGACCTACCTGCACCTGCTGCCGGTCGCCGGACCCGACCACCCGGTGCTGACCTGGATGGAGGGGACGGCGCTGCGACCGTTCCGGGCCGCCCTCGACGAGGCGGAGTGGGCTGCGTTCCGCGCGCAGCTCAGCACCCGTCTCGCGGAGGTCTATCCGGCCCGTCATGGTGTCGTCGCCTTCCCTTTCCGTCGCCTCTTCGTCGTCGCCGAGCGGTAG
- a CDS encoding arylsulfatase: MTKPFKGIINLDVRDSIPDWDPYVAATAPEGAPNVLIVLYDDTGLAAWSPFGGKIEMPTLQKLADNGLRYSQWHTTALCSPTRSIFLTGRNHHQNGMACITEGSIGFPGSNAHFPAECASMAHVLRDNGWNTYWVGKNHSVPVDEANAGAAKRGWPLRMGWDRFYGFIGGETNQWYPTLVEDNHYIDQPYQPEEGYHLSKDLADQALKMLRDSRQAAPGKPWLMWFCPGANHAPHQVAAEWADKYKGKFDDGYEAYREWALARMVEHGIIPPETDLTGINPLPPGTHDPGDDMRPWETLSDDEKKLFIRMAEVYAGFSEFTDSQVGRIVEFLEETGQLENTIVLYCADNGASGEGTPNGSVNENKFFNGWPDEMSENLALLDRLGSPDTYNHYPTGWAVAFSTPFKMFKRYSYAGGTADPLVISWPKGIKARGEVRHQYHHATDIVPTILDCCGITFPEVVDGVDQVPLPGVSMRYTFDNGEAQTRKERQYYAMLGTRGIWQNGWKAVTVHGPTSGIGHFDADEWELYHVDVDRSESNNLAAQEPEKLKALVDLWFEEAGRYNVLPLDDRRPHEILADDRPAPFPPTDTYVYYPDSAEVPEQIAPNIRGRSYRLLATVEITDPDASGVIFAQGSRFGGHSLFLKDRKVYYVFNFLGVPPEQQFVSEPLSPGRYILGVEFAKESVGDHHETLGHTKLWVNDTVVAQGPMRTQIGLFTLSGDGLCVGRDSSDPVSREYRAPATFTGGRIRQVEVSVGDDQYADLEREASAAFARE; the protein is encoded by the coding sequence ATGACGAAGCCGTTCAAAGGAATAATCAACCTCGACGTGCGCGACTCCATCCCCGACTGGGATCCCTATGTCGCCGCCACCGCCCCCGAGGGTGCCCCCAACGTGCTGATCGTCCTGTACGACGACACCGGTCTCGCCGCATGGTCGCCCTTCGGCGGCAAGATCGAGATGCCTACGCTGCAGAAACTCGCCGACAACGGCCTGCGCTACTCGCAGTGGCACACCACGGCGCTCTGCTCGCCGACCCGGTCGATCTTCCTCACCGGCCGCAACCACCACCAGAACGGCATGGCCTGCATCACCGAGGGCTCGATCGGCTTCCCGGGCTCCAACGCGCACTTCCCCGCGGAGTGCGCGAGCATGGCCCACGTCCTGCGCGACAACGGCTGGAACACCTACTGGGTCGGCAAGAACCACAGCGTCCCGGTCGACGAGGCGAACGCGGGCGCGGCCAAGCGCGGCTGGCCGCTGCGGATGGGCTGGGACCGCTTCTACGGCTTCATCGGCGGCGAGACCAACCAGTGGTACCCGACCCTCGTCGAGGACAACCACTACATCGACCAGCCCTACCAGCCCGAGGAGGGCTACCACCTCTCCAAGGACCTCGCCGACCAGGCGCTGAAGATGCTGCGCGACAGCCGCCAGGCCGCACCCGGCAAGCCGTGGCTGATGTGGTTCTGCCCCGGCGCCAATCACGCTCCGCACCAGGTCGCGGCCGAGTGGGCGGACAAGTACAAGGGCAAGTTCGACGACGGGTACGAGGCCTACCGCGAGTGGGCGCTGGCCCGCATGGTGGAGCACGGCATCATCCCGCCCGAGACCGACCTGACCGGGATCAATCCGCTGCCACCGGGAACCCACGACCCCGGCGACGACATGCGGCCGTGGGAGACGCTCTCGGACGACGAGAAGAAGCTCTTCATCCGGATGGCGGAGGTCTACGCGGGCTTCTCGGAGTTCACGGACTCGCAGGTGGGCAGGATCGTCGAGTTCCTGGAGGAGACCGGGCAGCTGGAGAACACGATCGTGCTCTACTGCGCCGACAACGGCGCCAGCGGCGAGGGCACCCCCAACGGCTCGGTCAACGAGAACAAGTTCTTCAACGGCTGGCCCGACGAGATGTCGGAGAACCTCGCCCTCCTCGACAGGCTGGGCAGCCCCGACACCTACAACCACTACCCCACCGGCTGGGCGGTCGCCTTCTCGACGCCGTTCAAGATGTTCAAGCGCTACTCCTACGCCGGCGGCACCGCCGACCCGCTCGTCATCTCCTGGCCCAAGGGCATCAAGGCCCGCGGGGAGGTACGCCACCAGTACCACCACGCCACCGACATCGTCCCGACGATCCTGGACTGCTGCGGCATCACCTTCCCGGAGGTGGTCGACGGCGTCGACCAGGTCCCGCTGCCCGGCGTCTCGATGCGCTACACCTTCGACAACGGCGAGGCGCAGACGAGGAAGGAGCGGCAGTATTACGCGATGCTCGGCACCCGCGGCATCTGGCAGAACGGCTGGAAGGCCGTCACCGTGCACGGCCCGACCTCGGGCATCGGGCACTTCGACGCCGACGAGTGGGAGCTCTACCACGTCGACGTGGACCGGTCCGAGTCGAACAACCTCGCCGCCCAGGAGCCGGAGAAGCTCAAGGCCCTGGTCGACCTGTGGTTCGAGGAGGCGGGCCGCTACAACGTGCTGCCGCTCGACGACCGGCGGCCGCACGAGATCCTCGCCGACGACCGCCCGGCGCCCTTCCCGCCGACGGACACCTACGTCTACTACCCCGACTCGGCCGAGGTGCCCGAGCAGATCGCGCCCAACATCCGGGGCCGCTCCTATCGCCTGCTCGCCACGGTCGAGATCACCGACCCGGACGCGTCCGGCGTCATCTTCGCGCAGGGCTCCCGCTTCGGCGGGCACTCGCTGTTCCTGAAGGACCGCAAGGTCTACTACGTCTTCAACTTCCTCGGCGTGCCGCCGGAGCAGCAGTTCGTCTCCGAACCGCTGAGCCCCGGCCGCTACATCCTGGGCGTGGAGTTCGCCAAGGAGAGTGTCGGCGACCACCACGAGACCCTCGGCCACACCAAGCTCTGGGTCAACGACACCGTGGTGGCGCAGGGCCCGATGCGTACCCAGATCGGGCTCTTCACCCTCAGCGGCGACGGCCTGTGCGTCGGCCGCGACAGCTCCGACCCGGTGAGCAGGGAGTATCGGGCGCCGGCGACCTTCACCGGCGGACGGATCCGCCAGGTGGAGGTCAGCGTCGGCGACGACCAGTACGCCGACCTCGAACGCGAGGCTTCGGCGGCCTTCGCCCGGGAATAG
- a CDS encoding adenosine deaminase yields the protein MGDLTEYIAGLPKAELHVHHVGSASPKIVAELASRYEGTTTVPADETKLAEYFTFTDFRHFIELYLNVVDLIRDPQDIYTLTYEVAGELHRQAVRYAELTCTPYSSMKRGIQGAAYCEAIEQARSDARRDWGIELRWCFDIPGESGIYAAEQTLQVALDQRPDGLISFGLGGPEIGVPRPQFKPFFDVARAEGLRSVPHAGETTGAQTVWDAIEALGAERIGHGIRSIEDPKLVDYLADNQIPLEVCPTSNIRTRAVATLAEHPLAALVAAGVPISINSDDPPMFGTTLCREYAVAAELLELNTVGVTELARAGVRHSFLAEEGRQALLAEIDAYEINWYAEGRDPRH from the coding sequence GTGGGTGACCTGACCGAATACATCGCCGGCCTGCCGAAGGCCGAACTGCACGTGCACCACGTCGGATCGGCGTCGCCGAAGATCGTCGCGGAGCTCGCCTCGCGCTATGAGGGGACGACCACCGTCCCGGCCGATGAGACGAAGCTCGCGGAGTACTTCACCTTCACCGACTTCCGCCACTTCATCGAGCTCTACCTCAACGTGGTGGACCTGATCCGCGATCCACAGGACATCTACACGCTGACCTATGAGGTCGCCGGGGAGCTGCACCGGCAGGCCGTGCGCTATGCCGAGCTGACCTGCACGCCCTACTCCAGCATGAAGCGGGGGATCCAGGGCGCCGCCTACTGCGAGGCGATCGAGCAGGCCCGCTCCGACGCCCGCCGGGACTGGGGCATCGAGCTGCGCTGGTGCTTCGACATCCCCGGCGAGTCCGGCATCTACGCCGCCGAGCAGACACTGCAGGTCGCGCTCGACCAGCGCCCGGACGGGCTCATCTCCTTCGGCCTCGGCGGCCCCGAGATCGGCGTGCCGCGACCGCAGTTCAAGCCCTTCTTCGACGTGGCGCGGGCCGAGGGGCTGCGCAGCGTGCCGCACGCGGGCGAGACGACCGGGGCGCAGACGGTCTGGGACGCGATCGAGGCGCTCGGCGCCGAGCGGATCGGGCACGGCATCCGGTCGATCGAGGACCCCAAGCTCGTCGACTACCTCGCCGACAACCAGATCCCGCTGGAGGTCTGCCCGACCTCCAACATCCGCACCCGGGCCGTCGCGACCCTCGCGGAGCACCCGCTCGCCGCGCTCGTCGCCGCCGGGGTGCCGATCTCCATCAACTCGGACGACCCGCCGATGTTCGGCACGACCCTGTGCCGGGAGTACGCCGTCGCGGCCGAGCTGCTCGAGCTCAACACGGTCGGCGTGACGGAGCTGGCCCGGGCCGGTGTCCGCCACTCCTTCCTCGCCGAGGAGGGCCGGCAGGCGCTGCTCGCCGAGATCGACGCCTACGAGATCAACTGGTACGCCGAGGGGCGCGATCCGCGGCACTGA